The Prosthecochloris marina genome window below encodes:
- a CDS encoding CoB--CoM heterodisulfide reductase iron-sulfur subunit B family protein, which produces MKRYAYYLSCINESMTKELDKSIDLWQKDLDIDFVKLHESTCCGGSNLDYVSPKHFALVNGRNIALAEKLGLDLVTSCNTCLLTIRSAKQKLDESEALRDEVNGILKKEGLEYKGTAEVRHLLWVLNEDVGLDTISKKVKVPLTNYKVAPFYGCHILRPSTILGKDNPLEPSSLDMLIEALGGKVVPYEHKNKCCGFHTLLVAEEESLSLAAEALGEAIESKADFIVTPCPLCHTVLDSYQGKALKQSNIKKSIPVFHLSEMVGLALGYTSRQLGIKRHIVT; this is translated from the coding sequence ATGAAGCGCTATGCATATTATCTCAGCTGCATCAATGAGTCCATGACCAAAGAGCTGGATAAATCTATCGATCTCTGGCAGAAAGACCTTGATATTGATTTTGTAAAGCTGCATGAAAGCACTTGCTGTGGGGGAAGTAACCTTGATTATGTCAGCCCGAAGCATTTTGCGCTGGTAAACGGGAGAAATATTGCGTTGGCTGAGAAGCTTGGTCTTGACCTGGTGACCTCCTGCAACACCTGCCTTCTGACAATCAGGAGCGCAAAGCAGAAGCTTGATGAGTCGGAAGCGCTTCGCGACGAGGTAAACGGTATCCTGAAAAAAGAAGGACTCGAGTACAAGGGGACGGCTGAAGTACGGCATCTGCTCTGGGTACTCAACGAGGATGTCGGTCTCGACACGATCAGTAAAAAGGTCAAGGTTCCCTTGACCAACTATAAAGTTGCTCCTTTTTACGGATGTCATATTCTTCGTCCTTCAACGATACTCGGTAAGGATAACCCGCTTGAACCGTCTTCTTTGGACATGCTTATCGAGGCTCTTGGCGGAAAGGTTGTCCCTTATGAGCACAAGAACAAGTGTTGTGGTTTTCACACGCTGCTTGTTGCCGAGGAAGAATCATTGAGCCTTGCAGCCGAAGCTCTCGGTGAAGCAATTGAATCGAAAGCAGATTTTATCGTAACTCCTTGTCCGCTTTGTCATACCGTGCTTGACAGCTATCAGGGAAAAGCCCTGAAACAGTCGAATATCAAGAAGTCCATTCCGGTTTTTCATCTTTCTGAAATGGTTGGGCTTGCGCTGGGGTATACGTCACGTCAGTTGGGGATAAAGCGTCATATCGTGACATGA
- a CDS encoding succinate dehydrogenase/fumarate reductase iron-sulfur subunit: protein MAEHKEEMRDITFRINRFNPHVDNKPYFDDYTIPVEKGITVLRALNYIKEHVDATVSFRAFCQAGICGSCGMRINGISKLACTTQVWDELARCKVDNVVKVEPLRNMPLIKDLIVDMDPLVDKMKKYSNWVDSIMPEERMGEKEFLIAEEEFQEYDKATDCILCASCMSECSILRANKEYVGPAVLLKSHRMNVDSRDGAHDLRITELVKDHGVWDCTHCYRCQETCVKSIPIMDGIHGVREDALASRGVKDTSGAKHAEAFMEDIQKKGKLVEATLPIRTNGMGWTLKNLLPMAFKMILKRRTPPPPPLVKPAKGIKKFREEFQEMSDHIERDQKDHKK from the coding sequence ATGGCAGAGCATAAAGAAGAAATGAGGGATATAACCTTCAGGATCAACAGGTTCAACCCTCACGTGGACAACAAGCCCTACTTTGATGATTATACCATTCCGGTTGAAAAAGGGATTACCGTTCTCAGGGCTTTGAATTATATCAAGGAACATGTTGATGCGACCGTGAGTTTCCGGGCGTTCTGCCAAGCTGGCATTTGCGGTTCCTGTGGCATGAGGATCAATGGTATCTCGAAACTCGCCTGTACCACTCAGGTGTGGGATGAGCTTGCAAGGTGCAAAGTTGACAATGTTGTCAAGGTAGAGCCGTTGCGTAACATGCCGTTGATCAAAGACCTCATTGTCGACATGGACCCGCTGGTTGATAAAATGAAGAAGTACTCCAACTGGGTCGATTCGATCATGCCGGAAGAACGGATGGGGGAAAAAGAGTTTCTGATTGCCGAAGAGGAGTTCCAGGAGTATGATAAGGCTACTGACTGTATTCTTTGTGCGTCGTGTATGTCCGAGTGCTCAATTTTACGGGCAAATAAAGAGTATGTTGGACCTGCCGTGTTGTTGAAGTCCCACAGAATGAATGTTGACAGCCGGGATGGAGCGCATGATCTGCGGATTACCGAGCTTGTCAAGGATCATGGTGTCTGGGATTGTACCCATTGCTACCGATGTCAGGAAACCTGTGTGAAAAGCATTCCTATAATGGATGGTATTCACGGTGTGCGTGAAGATGCACTCGCTTCCCGCGGAGTCAAGGATACAAGTGGAGCTAAGCATGCCGAGGCCTTTATGGAAGATATTCAGAAAAAAGGAAAGCTTGTCGAGGCAACCTTGCCGATCAGGACCAACGGTATGGGATGGACATTGAAAAATCTGCTGCCGATGGCTTTTAAAATGATCTTGAAGCGCAGAACCCCTCCGCCGCCACCTCTTGTCAAACCAGCTAAAGGAATCAAGAAATTCCGTGAGGAGTTCCAGGAAATGTCGGATCATATCGAGCGGGACCAGAAAGATCATAAAAAATAA
- a CDS encoding FAD-dependent oxidoreductase produces the protein MKPFDIVVVGGGGAGLYAAMEAMKVNPSLNIAVLSKVYPNRSHTSAAQGGANAALANKAKDDTVDMHIFDTIKGSDYLADQDAVEVLCSEAPKIIRELDNIGTPWSRMDDKTIAQRPFGGAGRPRCCYCADKTGHTILQSLYEQCLKKGVFFFNEYFVLSIATNGSKSKGLIAMNMRTGKVEAFRARTVILATGGYAKMYWNRSSNAAGNTGDGQAIAYRAGIPLKDMEFVQFHPTGLRKSGLLVTEGARGEGGYLVNNNGDRFMSNYAPEKMELGPRDLVSRSIETEILEGRGFDSPAGPYMHLDLRHLGADLIKSRLPQIREMSMYFEGVDPIDEPIPIRPTAHYSMGGIDTDIAGRTVMEGVYAAGEAACVSVHGANRLGGNSLLDILVFGRITGRTVAEEAKQFDPAEISQSELQSTEDELREYMKPSGHYERYGALREELGYTLGQNVGIFREAPKIQKGIADVEELKERFKHVRVFDTSEVFNTNLLQVLELKNMLDLAETVAAGAYAREESRGSHTRTDFPKRDDEIWHKHTTYTRVNGKPQIGEKPVTMGKHELQERTY, from the coding sequence ATGAAGCCATTCGATATAGTTGTGGTGGGTGGCGGTGGAGCCGGGTTGTATGCAGCCATGGAAGCCATGAAGGTCAACCCTTCGCTCAATATAGCCGTGCTGTCCAAAGTCTATCCTAACCGTTCGCATACATCAGCTGCACAAGGAGGCGCAAATGCGGCTCTGGCTAACAAGGCAAAGGATGACACTGTTGACATGCACATTTTCGATACTATCAAAGGCAGTGACTACCTTGCTGACCAAGATGCCGTCGAGGTGCTTTGTTCGGAAGCCCCAAAGATTATCAGGGAGCTTGACAATATCGGCACGCCCTGGTCGAGAATGGACGATAAAACCATTGCACAGAGGCCTTTCGGCGGTGCTGGCAGACCTCGTTGCTGTTACTGTGCCGATAAAACGGGGCACACTATTCTACAAAGCCTCTATGAGCAGTGCCTCAAAAAAGGGGTTTTCTTTTTCAATGAATACTTTGTCTTGAGCATTGCGACCAACGGTAGCAAATCGAAAGGATTGATTGCGATGAACATGCGTACCGGTAAGGTCGAGGCTTTTCGGGCAAGGACGGTGATTCTCGCTACCGGTGGTTATGCGAAAATGTACTGGAACCGCTCCAGCAATGCAGCGGGCAATACCGGGGATGGTCAGGCAATCGCCTATCGCGCTGGGATTCCTCTCAAGGATATGGAGTTTGTCCAGTTTCATCCGACAGGATTGAGAAAAAGTGGTTTGTTGGTAACGGAAGGGGCCCGAGGTGAAGGCGGTTACCTGGTCAACAACAACGGTGATCGTTTCATGAGCAATTATGCTCCCGAGAAGATGGAGCTTGGTCCGCGTGACCTTGTTTCACGTTCCATTGAAACCGAAATCCTGGAAGGAAGAGGGTTCGACAGTCCTGCAGGACCCTACATGCATCTTGACCTGAGGCATCTCGGTGCCGATCTTATCAAGTCAAGGCTTCCCCAGATTCGGGAAATGTCCATGTATTTTGAAGGGGTCGATCCGATCGATGAACCGATTCCTATCAGACCTACTGCGCATTATTCCATGGGAGGGATCGACACCGATATTGCAGGACGAACAGTGATGGAGGGTGTCTATGCAGCCGGTGAGGCTGCCTGTGTGTCGGTACATGGGGCAAATCGCCTTGGAGGTAACTCTTTGCTGGATATCCTTGTTTTTGGAAGAATTACCGGTCGTACGGTGGCCGAAGAAGCTAAACAGTTCGATCCGGCCGAGATTTCCCAGTCAGAGCTGCAATCGACAGAGGATGAGCTCAGGGAGTATATGAAACCGTCAGGTCACTATGAACGTTACGGGGCTCTTCGCGAAGAACTCGGTTACACGCTTGGACAAAATGTCGGTATTTTCCGTGAAGCACCCAAAATACAGAAAGGTATCGCTGATGTGGAAGAGTTGAAAGAGCGCTTCAAGCATGTGAGGGTTTTTGATACCAGCGAGGTGTTCAATACAAACCTGCTGCAGGTGCTTGAGCTGAAAAACATGCTTGACCTTGCAGAAACTGTTGCGGCCGGAGCCTATGCTCGCGAAGAGAGCCGTGGTTCTCATACCAGAACCGATTTCCCGAAACGCGATGATGAGATATGGCATAAGCATACAACGTATACAAGGGTAAACGGTAAACCGCAGATCGGTGAAAAACCGGTAACCATGGGTAAGCATGAGTTGCAGGAAAGAACTTATTAA
- a CDS encoding CBS domain-containing protein: MDQLVKLRTQPVSALMQKDFHTIKGSCTVAEAIQLMKKDNQSGLIVEPRNEDDCYGVVTEKDILEKVIDPGEDVHRDPWNTPVFQIMSKPVISINPSLRIKYALRLMKRTNVRRLTVMDHDKVVGVLNMSDVLHAVEELPAHDNNVAL, encoded by the coding sequence ATGGATCAGCTTGTAAAATTACGCACACAGCCTGTTTCTGCACTGATGCAGAAGGACTTTCATACTATTAAAGGCAGTTGCACTGTTGCTGAAGCGATTCAGTTAATGAAAAAGGACAACCAGAGCGGACTTATTGTCGAGCCCAGAAATGAAGATGACTGTTACGGTGTCGTGACCGAGAAAGACATTCTGGAGAAAGTTATCGATCCGGGAGAAGATGTTCATCGTGATCCGTGGAACACGCCTGTTTTCCAGATTATGAGCAAACCTGTCATCAGCATCAACCCCAGTCTGAGGATCAAGTATGCTCTGCGCCTTATGAAACGGACAAATGTTCGCCGTTTGACTGTCATGGATCATGACAAAGTGGTTGGTGTACTCAACATGAGTGATGTCCTCCATGCTGTAGAGGAGTTGCCGGCCCATGACAACAACGTTGCTTTATAG
- a CDS encoding hydroxyacylglutathione hydrolase family protein: MYLKQFRTGGDRNFGYLVADEMCMQAFVVDPSNNPAMIVDDAHEQGFTILYIFCTHGHYDHVNGNEEISRLTGLTPLLYGSVCPKTGLKVEDGALFPLGDLKVRVIHTPGHTEDSMCLCAGDALFTGDTLFVGKVGGTGFGADAEEEYRSLHEKLMALPDHTRVFPGHDYGSAPHSTIGNEKKTNPFLIQPDIDAFIDLKKNWAAYKKAHGIA, translated from the coding sequence ATGTACCTCAAACAGTTCCGAACAGGAGGAGACCGGAATTTCGGGTATCTGGTCGCCGATGAAATGTGTATGCAGGCATTCGTTGTCGATCCATCGAACAATCCTGCGATGATTGTCGATGATGCGCACGAGCAGGGATTCACTATCCTGTATATCTTTTGTACGCACGGTCATTATGATCATGTCAACGGTAATGAGGAAATCTCCCGGCTGACAGGTCTTACCCCTTTGCTCTATGGCTCGGTTTGTCCAAAAACAGGTCTGAAGGTTGAAGATGGCGCTTTGTTTCCTCTCGGGGATCTGAAGGTTCGAGTTATCCATACTCCGGGTCACACTGAGGACTCCATGTGTCTCTGTGCCGGTGACGCCCTGTTTACCGGTGATACCTTGTTTGTCGGCAAAGTGGGTGGTACCGGTTTCGGGGCGGATGCCGAAGAGGAGTATCGCTCTCTCCATGAAAAACTCATGGCTCTCCCCGATCATACAAGGGTGTTTCCAGGCCATGATTACGGAAGCGCTCCACACTCGACCATAGGCAACGAAAAAAAGACAAATCCGTTTCTCATTCAGCCCGATATCGATGCGTTTATCGATTTGAAAAAGAACTGGGCTGCCTACAAGAAGGCGCATGGGATAGCATGA